Part of the Pseudorasbora parva isolate DD20220531a chromosome 13, ASM2467924v1, whole genome shotgun sequence genome is shown below.
TTATAATTTACTCACACCcctccatctcatccaagatgttcatgtctttctttcttcagtggaaaggaaagtttttttttgaggaaaacattctaggaattttctccacataatggtCTTCTTCAGAAATACAACACAAAGTCGAGCATTCGTGgtttaaaagtatataaatgtttttttttcttcttgaaaATATCTGATGGTTTGTCTGGACCAGACtttattcctctgggatcatcagagtctctgaagctcttcctctgaaactgcagtgatttggaccttcaaccgtcGGTCACCACTGAAGgccattatgtggagaaaaatactggaatgttttcctcaaaaaacattatttgtttTCCAATGAGGAaaccatccaaccatccatccatccatccatccatccatccatccatccatccatccatccatccatccatccatccatccatccatccatccatccatccatccatccatccatccctccaccAACCCAGTCACCcgcccacccacccatccaccaaccaaccaacccatccatccatccatccatccatccatccatccatccatccatccatccatccatccatccatccatccaccaacccAGTCACCCgcccatcatccatccatccatccatccatccattcaccaaCCCAGTCACccgcccatccatccaccaactcattcatccacccatccacccatccatccatccatccatccatccatccatccatccatccatccacctgcCCATCCACCAACCaacccacccatccacccatccatccatccatccatccatccatccatccatccatccatccatccatccattcaccaaCCCAGTCACccgcccatccatccaccaacgcatccatccacccatccacccatccatccatccatccatccatccatccatccatccatccatccaccaacccAGCCACCTGCCCATCCACCAACCaacccacccatccacccacccatccatccatccatccatccatccatccatccatccatccatccatccatccatccatccatccatccatccatccatccatccatccaccaatcaatccatccatccatcccttttCTTAATCTGCACTGTCTCTCCTCTCGGCAGTCTCAGGCTCCAGTGTGTCAGTGTCTCTGGCAGAGGCTGAAACTCAGCACAAACGGCCCGCTCTGGTGTGGAACCTCACGGCGTCCTGCAGGCTGGAGGCTCAGCTGTGGCTGTGTAGAAAAGGCTCCGGGCGGGACAGAGGCTGCCATTACCTGAACTCCAGATCTCGCGTACAAACCCGCCAGAACGACAGCTGGATACAGACCGACTGCACACACTGGGTGGGACATAGTACTTGAGCTATACAATAATGGTGTGGGACAAGTTACATggagatgttttattttttgggttAGGGGTTTGTTCAGATCACTATCCAAACAGTAACTCATAGATGCAGACTCCTCACCTTTAGGTGAGAATTCCCCTTTTTGAGATCAAAATGGGTCACCTACATTGCAAAAattgcttttcttactcagtatttttgtcttgtttctagtccaaacatctaaaaattcttaaaacaagaaacatttactagacaagcaaaagtaattgtcttgctttgggtaaaaataactcaaaatgaagagagtttttgcttaaataagataaataatctgccaatggggtgagaaaaataatctttttcGGGTTTTTTTTTGAGTGACATTACAAGGTAATAAAGAAATAGGGTTTAACTTACGAGGCGGTGTACAAAGTATCACATATTAATGCATTTGTCACCAGTGGGATCTCCAGTTTTCAGTTTTGATTGTTAATGAAGCTAAGATAATTTCCAACATACATTTTATCTGGTTGTTGTcgtcttgtttttgttttgttcatgtATTCAGCTTCCATATTTAATCTATTTAATCCTTTTAAAGCCATTTAGCCCtgcataaaacacaaaaaacattctACCTCTTACCTGTTAGAATTAGTTTTCTGGCAGATGCACATATACTTAATAGTGTCTAGAAATGAGCATAGAAAGTAAatctatattttaaaaaaatctcagaGAATGTTTTCTCTATCCACTCAAGTGTTACTTTATATGTACTCCTCTAACACTtatgttgtctttcatccattGCAGCAGTTACAGGGAGAGTTTCTACAAGTGGAACGTCATCCTTTATTATGTGTGCAGGTACCTAATCATTTTTTTCACCACAGTTCACTTCTTATGCCTGTGTGTTTTGGGAAACTGGCAGTGTTGTGTCTTCTGTCCAGGTTAAAGTGGTGGGAATGGAAGGTCACGTGGGACCAGTGTGTCCTTTTGAAGGCAAGCATCACATCCCTTAGCTCTGATGAGGGAGCAGAATTAATGTGCCATAATACTTTAGTACTACAACATAACGCATTGCAGATGTAATGCAGATTGTGATGTGATTTAATACCAGCTCTCCCTCTGTGTTCTGGTGTCTGCTGCAGTGAAGAGAACTCACTGGAGTTTCCCACTGATGCTGTGTGTGATGCTGGTGTGTCTGTCAGTGCTGGCAGCCTATGCAGTGCAGGGGACATTAAAGAGTGAGCACACacccaaacacacactcacacacacatgcatgcacacactcatgcactctGGACTACAacgggttagtgacatcactaaccctaacaTTTGCATAACCCCGCCTCCGGGAACATGTTGCCTTGTAGTCGAGCACATTTGGGAGTCGCTCGAGCTGTCGTCTGTCTTTCACATTTATTGATACGGTACGAACACAAATACAATCACATGTCATAAAGCAATGACAACgtaagttataaccgtaattaaactaaactatccctgttctctcttcatctgcagatattataaccataattaaactaaactatccctgttctctcttcatctgcagatattataaccataattaaactaaactatccctgttctctcttcatccgcagatattataaccgtaattaaactaaactatccctgttctctcttcacctgcagatattataaccataattaaactaaactatccctgatctctcttcatctgcagatattataaccataattaaactaaactatccctgttctctcttcacctgcagatattataaccgtaattaaactaaactatccctgttctctcttcatctgcagatattataaccgtaattaaactaaactatccctgttctctcttaatctgcagatattataaccataattaaactaaactatccctgttctctcttcatctgcagatattataaccgtaattaaactaaactatccctgttctctcttcatctgcagatattataaccgtaattaaactaaactatccctgttctctcttcatctgcagatattataaccataattaaactaaactattcctgttctctcttcatccgcagatattataaccgtaattaaactaaactatccctgttctctcttcacctgcagatattataaccgtaattaaactaaactatccctgatctctcttcatctgcagatattataaccgtagttaaactaaactatccctgttctctcttcatcagcagatattataaccgtaattaaactaaactatccctgttctctcttcatcagcagatattataaccgtaattaaactaaactatccctgttctctcttcatcagcagatattataaccgtaattaaactaaactatccctgttctctcttcatctgcagatattctaaccgtaattaaactaaactatccctgttctctctgcatcagcagatattataaccgtaattaaactaaactatccctgttctctcttcatcggcggatattataaccgtaattaaactaaactatccctgttctctcttcatctgcagatattataaccataattaaactaaactatccctgttttctcttcatctgcagatattataaccgtaattaaactaaactatccctgttctctctttatctgcagatattataaccgtaatcaaaactaaactatccctgctctctcttcatcagcagatattataaccgtaattaaactaaactatccctgttctctcttcatcggcagatattctaaccgtaattaaactaaactatccctgttctctcttcatcggcagatattataaccgtaattaaactaaactatccctgctctctcttcatcagcagatattataaccgtaattaaactaaactatccctgttctctcttcatcggcagatattctaaccgtaattaaactaaactatccctgttctctcttcatctgcagatattataaccgtaattaaactaaactatccctgttctctcttcatctgcagatattctaaacgtaattaaactaaactatccctgctctctcttcatcggcagatattctaaccgtaattaaactaaactatccctgttctctcttcatctgcagatattataaccgtaattaaactaaactttccctgttctctcttcatctgcagatattctaaccgtaattaaactaaactatccctgttctctcttcatctgcagatattataaccgtaattaaactaaactatccctgttctctcttcatctgcagatattataactgtaattaaactaaactatccctgttctctcttcatctgcagatattctaaccgtaattaaactaaactatccctgctctctcttcatcggcagatattctaaccgtaattaaactaaactatccctgctctctcttcatcggcagatattataaccataattaaactaaactatccctgttctctcttcatcagcagatattataaccgtaattaaactaaactatccctgctctctcttcatcagcagatattataaccgtaattaaactaaactatccctgttctctcttcatctgcagatattataaccgtaattaaactaaactatccctgctctctcttcatcggcagatattctaaccataattaaactaaactatccctgctctctcttcatcagcagatattataaccgtaattaaactaaactattcctgttctctctccatctgcagatattataaccataattaaactaaactatccctgttctctctttatcggcagatattataaccgtaattaaactaaactatccctgctctctcttcatctgcagatattataaccgtaattaaactaaactatccctgttctctcttcatcggcagatattataaccgtaattaaactaaactatccctgttctctcttcatcggcagatattataaccgtaattaaactaagctatccctgttctctcttcatcggcagatattctaaccataattaaactaaactatccctgctctctcttcatcagcagatattataaccgtaattaaactaaactattcctgttctctctccatctgcagatattataaccgtaattaaactaaactatccctgttctctcttcatcggcagatattataaccgtaattaaactaaactatccctgttctctcttcatcggcagatattataaccgtaattaaactaaactatccctgctctttcttcatcggcagatattataaccgtaattaaactaaactatccctgttctctcttcatcggcagatattataaccgtaattaaactaaactatccctgttctctcttcatctgcagatattctCTACTCATCTCACAGTGgtttatagattatcatgacagaatatccTAATCAATGACTGAAGATCGTTAACTCATAAACTCATCCTCTATCCCAGAgctattcaaatcttgccctggagggccaatgcactgaAGAGTTTAGACCCTAAGAGACCCTAATCATTTGATCacggttggagctaaactctgcagcgcattggcccttcagggcaagatttgaatagcccttcTCTATCCCTTTAGAAGCGTCTtgtctcattctacatgttgtcTCTTCTTCTttagtctctccatcattgtccgacTCCAGTTTGATCATAAAAGGCAAAAAAGTTTCTGatattttcagtgtgtgtgtgtgtgtgtgtgaggtaatcAGTGCTGCTAACATGAGCTCTTGACGCTCCGCCCTCTTCCTGAAAGGGggcgggagcagcagctcatttgcatttaaagggacacacaaaacagtgacaattttaacatgctataaaaatgatctgtggggtattttgggctcaaacttcacacacactctggggacatcagagacgTATTTTACATCTTGTTAAAAGGGCATTATAGGACCTCTTTCTAAAGTGAAACCAAAACATTTTTGTggtaattatttttattgtccTAATTTTTGGGTAAAATGTGTATCTTTGTGAGTTGAAGTGTTAATCGCCCTTCTCTCATTATAACAGGTTGGGTGTTCAGATGGCTGAAGGTGGATGATGTGAACAGTGAGTTTCCTTCATGATCTCACCTTGCATGCCACTCACtcataaaaaagttttttattgCCGTTGATGGTTCCATGAcaaacctttaacatccatgaAAACTTTGAAGGTTCTTTATAGTGAAAAAACAGTTGTTAAAAGTGCTCTATGCGATATCACACATTTTTTGGACCAttttttttgtcacatgcagCAAACATCTCCTCACTATCCACTAGCTGCCTGTCCCCTGAacacactataaaaaaaaacctgcagtCTTTGTAGTCTGCATAAGCTCCACACACTGCAACCAAACACACTGGTGCAGTCTGGACCACGGAGCATAACAAACAGTGCTCCAGCCAATAGTCGACAAGAATGATTTCCACCCCCAAATGGAGCACTGTTATGCTTCGTGGTCCAGACTGCACCAGTGTGTTTTGGTGACATCGCTCAGAGCACCTTTAAgattataaaaaaatgtgtctGCACCAAAAGCCTTATGGGCAGCATGCCGACATAACGAGTCCTGGCTCGTGGACCTTTCCCAATCCTGTGTACATAATGTCCTATCATTATAAAaggcaaaaacatcaaaaaacatTCAAGTAaccaaaaaaactaaagaatGACTCTCATGTGTGCTGTTTCAGCTGCGGTTGGGGAAGGTGCGGAGCTGCTTCTGGTGTGTCCTCCCGACGCAGACGGTGCTGTTATTCAGCTTTTGTGCCGTCTGTGCTCCAGTCTCTCCGATTTCGGCTTCTCTGTGTCCCTGGACCTGTGGAACCGCTCCGAGATCAACGCTTTGGGTCCTGTGCCCTGGCTGCACTCCTGTCTGGAGGCGGTGCGGCGGTGTGGAGGCAAGGCTGTGATGGTCCTGACTCCTGACGCCTGCGAGCGGGCCAAGCAATGGGGCTGTCCTGGGGCGAAGCGGGAACCGGAAGAGGTCCAGATGTGCTCCGAGGTCTTCGACGCAACGCTGAGCTGCATTCTGGGAGACTATCTGCTGGGTCGCGCCGGAGAGCGGTTCGCATTGGCGCAGTTCGACGGGCGGTGTATCGCCACGGCCCTGCCCGAGTTTTTCCGGGGACTGCCGTTGTTCAGCTTGCCTTCCCAGAGTCTGGACTTCATAACGGAGCTCACAAAGGGGGCTCGTACGGGAGGAAAAGTGTCTGAGCGGTGGGAACGAGCGGGTGCGAGGAGGGCAGCGTCCCGAGCGTTATATGGGATGCTCACAGAGATCACTGGCACAGGGCTCTCTCAGGACTCGGAGAAGGGCTGGGAAACCGTCCCGCTGCAGGCAAAACTGTCAAGCCCTGCTCTCCACACCAACATAAGCACTGCAGATGGGGTCTAAACTAATCTTATCCAGACCTATGGGTGAACGGCATGGGGTCCGGTCCACCCTGAGCCTCATTGTGACCAAGAACCATGTACGGGATGGGGACATGGTCAATGGTGAAATCATTTCATTAGGAATCTGAATTTAGTCAAGCTCTGCTCTCTACACCAACATAAGCACTGCAGATGGGGTCTAAACCATAAACTGTGAATAAAATATGgctgtagtgtccgtgacgtctcccataggattctgaagagccgttTTGAAgagtaaagtagagacgagccgtcgccatcttggcagcgcgtcacgcccggataacagaaaatgggcaaagaggcgggacgtgggcggagcttaagtgacgtgatgactaacagacagcagacaaacggcaatacacctgtcactcaaagtggccacggccttaattatgcagaacattcaccccctcacagtcgtcatgaagggcaaaattatccgtagaccaaaaccacaatttgtccaaacctgtaaatatgttttattctgctgtaaagttgggcattttaacatgagctcaatgagat
Proteins encoded:
- the wu:fl23c11 gene encoding interleukin-17 receptor C; the encoded protein is MSVWTLLLVSVLPWIFTQALERVELTEDHALTCGQGIIHCEVESGGPTCIRDDEHVIVSSLDAYIVQCLTQETWSLCLKVLLTVTEPQAVSDEGSGDEEELHGSAPEEPENTTSAGTVRVCYTYTSQRHSRAIQFTFPSSALDDSTTLQVRMSLVVQIPKAELGGSVVVHSSYTNSTKLVIIPSKEEVCSKGLDAIFCKVAPRLLRRTDDSTGAIKLYVADADKWRSEEFNACQRLDRNRGCLKVEWTNASHEFEISQGSVAPCLCFEIWGNFPRTKYCPFLNETVSGSSVSVSLAEAETQHKRPALVWNLTASCRLEAQLWLCRKGSGRDRGCHYLNSRSRVQTRQNDSWIQTDCTHWQLQGEFLQVERHPLLCVQVKVVGMEGHVGPVCPFEVKRTHWSFPLMLCVMLVCLSVLAAYAVQGTLKSWVFRWLKVDDVNTAVGEGAELLLVCPPDADGAVIQLLCRLCSSLSDFGFSVSLDLWNRSEINALGPVPWLHSCLEAVRRCGGKAVMVLTPDACERAKQWGCPGAKREPEEVQMCSEVFDATLSCILGDYLLGRAGERFALAQFDGRCIATALPEFFRGLPLFSLPSQSLDFITELTKGARTGGKVSERWERAGARRAASRALYGMLTEITGTGLSQDSEKGWETVPLQAKLSSPALHTNISTADGV